The following proteins come from a genomic window of Mycobacterium sp. DL:
- a CDS encoding DUF5313 domain-containing protein: MATDRPSFLQYIGYSYGRRLPASMRTWVAEDLAAQGAVRRHMIRMAIPPFFLLAPLWLLPASLYVHLEMTVPIYTWSLLMALALNKVWRRHRLAQHGLDPNLVDVINRKKKAHIDEDYVRRFGPRPQSAEWQANSNPFL, encoded by the coding sequence ATGGCCACGGACAGACCGTCATTTCTGCAGTACATCGGCTACTCATACGGTCGTCGCCTGCCGGCCTCGATGCGGACCTGGGTGGCCGAGGATCTCGCCGCGCAGGGGGCGGTTCGGCGGCACATGATCCGGATGGCGATCCCGCCGTTCTTCCTGCTCGCTCCGCTGTGGCTGCTGCCGGCGTCGCTGTATGTGCATCTGGAGATGACGGTGCCGATCTACACCTGGAGCCTGTTGATGGCGCTGGCGCTCAACAAGGTGTGGCGTCGCCACCGGCTTGCGCAACACGGTCTCGACCCGAACCTGGTCGACGTGATCAACCGCAAGAAGAAGGCGCACATCGACGAGGACTACGTGCGGCGGTTCGGCCCGCGCCCGCAATCGGCCGAGTGGCAGGCGAACAGCAACCCGTTCCTCTGA
- a CDS encoding tripartite tricarboxylate transporter substrate binding protein: MLATGAALTLALSGCASGSSGSDFSGAPVRWIIPSSPGGGFDTTTRQLEPFFAEALGTTAEVENREGGGQAIGAQVMLTDGADCTSVVTHGVPHLMFSYMTQDVDFDLDSFAPIGGISIEPGIIRVMNDAPWQNIQEFVDDAGARPGQVKMSVSLLQSNNYIALLQMERELGIDLNIIGYDGGGPSRTALVSGEVDGTHAGVFNSLAIADDSRVLAVTQPENKWPEVTNDAPPINEALPVELPANASNYGLFASAECRDNNPERYQALVDALKTSLENEEYLATLAELGEESKISYLTPDELSDLAQESQTEIEQLLEANPNAFSG; this comes from the coding sequence ATGCTGGCGACGGGCGCCGCGCTCACTCTCGCCCTCTCGGGTTGCGCCTCAGGATCCTCTGGCTCCGACTTCTCCGGCGCACCGGTGCGCTGGATCATCCCGAGTTCTCCCGGTGGCGGCTTCGACACCACGACCCGCCAACTCGAACCGTTCTTCGCCGAAGCGCTGGGTACCACAGCCGAGGTGGAGAACCGCGAAGGCGGTGGCCAGGCCATCGGAGCGCAGGTGATGCTGACCGACGGTGCCGACTGCACGAGCGTCGTCACCCACGGCGTGCCGCACCTGATGTTCTCCTACATGACACAGGACGTGGATTTCGACCTGGACAGCTTCGCCCCGATCGGCGGCATCAGCATCGAACCCGGGATCATCCGCGTGATGAACGATGCACCGTGGCAGAACATCCAGGAGTTCGTCGACGACGCCGGAGCCCGGCCGGGCCAGGTCAAGATGAGCGTCTCCCTGCTCCAGAGCAACAACTACATCGCGCTGCTGCAGATGGAACGCGAATTGGGAATCGATCTGAACATCATCGGCTACGACGGAGGCGGTCCCTCGCGTACCGCCTTGGTCAGCGGCGAGGTCGACGGCACCCACGCCGGGGTGTTCAACAGCCTGGCCATCGCCGACGACTCCCGGGTGCTCGCGGTGACCCAGCCGGAGAACAAGTGGCCCGAGGTCACCAACGATGCACCGCCCATCAACGAGGCACTCCCCGTGGAGTTGCCCGCCAACGCGTCCAACTACGGTTTGTTCGCGTCGGCAGAGTGCCGCGACAACAACCCTGAGCGCTATCAGGCGCTCGTCGACGCGCTGAAGACGTCGTTGGAGAACGAGGAGTATCTGGCCACACTCGCGGAACTCGGCGAGGAATCGAAGATCTCCTACCTGACGCCCGATGAGCTCTCCGACCTCGCCCAGGAGTCCCAGACCGAAATCGAGCAGCTCCTCGAGGCGAACCCGAACGCGTTCTCCGGCTGA